From Arachis stenosperma cultivar V10309 chromosome 2, arast.V10309.gnm1.PFL2, whole genome shotgun sequence, one genomic window encodes:
- the LOC130960901 gene encoding serine/threonine-protein phosphatase 7 long form homolog, giving the protein MLYYVVIFCFRYTTNVSCKWSGHNPSASGKGPRVQMCRPRIDLLQAVDFIWMPYSSPDVLQVVNPEVLEPRHTALWWCVTALIYFTVIEWHQIDRVLPQFGGVQPWSQPALNIDFLMSKDGRDPGPSHDFLDWWVQHGKRFFSPEMYLRDPRAVPIPVEATQRGVGRVPEMDRVDDVPDMRRFERRARVGTGLHRNAFLGVIRITLIRITLCV; this is encoded by the exons ATGTTATACTATGTGGTGATATTTTGCTTTCGTTATACCACCAATGTGAGTTGCAAGTGGTCAGGTCACAATCCTTCTGCTAGCGGGAAGGGACCTCGAGTGCAGATGTGTAGGCCGAGGATAGACCTGTTACAAGCTGTGGAT TTTATTTGGATGCCGTATAGCTCTCCTGACGTCCTTCAAGTTGTAAATCCGGAGGTGTTGGAGCCTCGGCATACGGCGTTATGGTGGTGTGTGACGGCATTGATATATTTCACCGTCATAGAGTGGCACCAGATTGATCGGGTGCTACCGCAGTTTGGTGGAGTACAGCCCTGGTCCCAACCCGCACTAAACATCGACTTCTTAATGTCGAAGGATGGCAGAG ATCCAGGTCCTTCACATGACTTCTTGGATTGGTGGGTTCAGCATGGTAAGAGATTCTTTTCACCTGAGATGTACCTTAGGGATCCGAGAGCCGTGCCTATTCCGGTCGAGGCGACACAGAGGGGTGTCGGACGAGTGCCTGAGATGGATCGTGTTGACGATGTTCCGGATATGCGTCGGTTTGAGCGGAGAGCTCGTGTCGGGACAGGGTTACATAGGAACGCTTTCTTgggtgtaattcgaatcacccTAATTCGAATTACTCtgtgtgtgtaa